Proteins encoded together in one Staphylococcus aureus window:
- the isdA gene encoding LPXTG-anchored heme-scavenging protein IsdA codes for MTKHYLNSKYQSEQRSSAMKKITMGTASIILGSLVYIGADSQQVNAATEATNATNNQSTQVSQATSQPINFQVQKDGSSEKSHMDDYMQHPGKVIKQNNKYYFQTVLNNASFWKEYKFYNANNQELATTVVNDNKKADTRTINVAVEPGYKSLTTKVHIVVPQINYNHRYTTHLEFEKAIPTLADAAKPNNVKPVQPKPAQPKTPTEQTKPVQPKVEKVKPTVTTTSKVEDNHSTKVVSTDTTKDQTKTQTAHTVKTAQTAQEQNKVQTPVKDVATAKSESNNQAVSDNKSQQTNKVTKHNETPKQASKAKELPKTGLTSVDNFISTVAFATLALLGSLSLLLFKRKESK; via the coding sequence ATGACAAAACATTATTTAAACAGTAAGTATCAATCAGAACAACGTTCATCAGCTATGAAAAAGATTACAATGGGTACAGCATCTATCATTTTAGGTTCCCTTGTATACATAGGCGCAGACAGCCAACAAGTCAATGCGGCAACAGAAGCTACGAACGCAACTAATAATCAAAGCACACAAGTTTCTCAAGCAACATCACAACCAATTAATTTCCAAGTGCAAAAAGATGGCTCTTCAGAGAAGTCACACATGGATGACTATATGCAACACCCTGGTAAAGTAATTAAACAAAATAATAAATATTATTTCCAAACCGTGTTAAACAATGCATCATTCTGGAAAGAATACAAATTTTACAATGCAAACAATCAAGAATTAGCAACAACTGTTGTTAACGATAATAAAAAAGCGGATACTAGAACAATCAATGTTGCAGTTGAACCTGGATATAAGAGCTTAACTACTAAAGTACATATTGTCGTGCCACAAATTAATTACAATCATAGATATACTACGCATTTGGAATTTGAAAAAGCAATTCCTACATTAGCTGACGCAGCAAAACCAAACAATGTTAAACCGGTTCAACCAAAACCAGCTCAACCTAAAACACCTACTGAGCAAACTAAACCAGTTCAACCTAAAGTTGAAAAAGTTAAACCTACTGTAACTACAACAAGCAAAGTTGAAGACAATCACTCTACTAAAGTTGTAAGTACTGACACAACAAAAGATCAAACTAAAACACAAACTGCTCATACAGTTAAAACAGCACAAACTGCTCAAGAACAAAATAAAGTTCAAACACCTGTTAAAGATGTTGCAACAGCGAAATCTGAAAGCAACAATCAAGCTGTAAGTGATAATAAATCACAACAAACTAACAAAGTTACAAAACATAACGAAACGCCTAAACAAGCATCTAAAGCTAAAGAATTACCAAAAACTGGTTTAACTTCAGTTGATAACTTTATTAGCACAGTTGCCTTCGCAACACTTGCCCTTTTAGGTTCATTATCTTTATTACTTTTCAAAAGAAAAGAATCTAAATAA
- the isdC gene encoding heme uptake protein IsdC, translating into MKNILKVFNTTILALIIIIATFSNSANAADSGTLNYEVYKYNTNDTSIANDYFNKPAKYIKKNGKLYVQITVNHSHWITGMSIEGHKENIISKNTAKDERTSEFEVSKLNGKIDGKIDVYIDEKVNGKPFKYDHHYNITYKFNGPTDVAGANAPGKDDKNSASGSDKGSDGTTTGQSESNSSNKDKVENPQTNAGTPAYIYAIPVASLALLIAITLFVRKKSKGNVE; encoded by the coding sequence TTGAAAAATATTTTAAAAGTTTTTAATACAACGATTTTAGCGTTAATTATCATCATCGCGACATTCAGTAATTCTGCAAATGCCGCAGATAGCGGTACTTTGAATTATGAGGTTTACAAATACAATACCAATGACACGTCAATTGCTAATGACTATTTTAATAAACCGGCAAAGTACATTAAGAAAAATGGTAAATTGTATGTTCAAATAACTGTCAACCACAGTCATTGGATTACTGGAATGAGTATCGAAGGACATAAAGAAAATATTATTAGTAAAAACACTGCCAAAGATGAACGCACTTCTGAATTTGAAGTAAGTAAGTTGAACGGTAAAATAGATGGAAAAATTGACGTTTATATCGATGAAAAAGTAAATGGAAAGCCATTCAAATATGACCATCATTACAACATTACATATAAATTTAATGGACCAACTGATGTAGCAGGTGCTAATGCACCAGGTAAAGATGATAAAAATTCTGCTTCAGGTAGTGACAAAGGATCTGATGGAACGACTACTGGTCAAAGTGAATCTAATAGTTCGAATAAAGACAAAGTAGAAAATCCACAAACAAATGCTGGTACACCTGCATATATATATGCAATACCAGTTGCATCCTTAGCATTATTAATCGCAATCACATTGTTTGTTAGAAAAAAATCTAAAGGCAATGTGGAATAA
- the isdD gene encoding iron-regulated surface determinant protein IsdD: MRNVKQIATKSIIAIISLGILTYTTMIGSVLADEIKYPSAKFNQPEAKDKTELTTSIFDEKIKENKALELLIFNQENKNVTEEQQLVDEKAQLISDMTGKIYLQVKLKGQIDKEQLVFQNDKNEEFPFVIKDEKDDTIVRILIEQHMDKINMHVKTLAEKKNLDNKEMVYSIHFKEKKVQHDDAKEVPSKHQNQENNQDQLKKDIDDKKDSQKSDTKERRTSLFTEKGLNDIPVQKDKVQQDSNKKIENERPKASGTLKVENSPPTIKKVENNHKEQPKHKDEKSKKEKKKVVEKEKALPAFNRDDDSKNSSQLSSDIKELDEPNHKKQYMLFAAGIVLATILLISAHLYSRKRGNQV; encoded by the coding sequence ATGAGAAATGTTAAACAAATTGCTACAAAATCTATTATAGCTATTATTAGCTTAGGTATACTTACATATACAACAATGATTGGTAGCGTGTTGGCTGATGAGATAAAATATCCATCAGCCAAATTTAATCAACCTGAAGCAAAAGATAAAACAGAATTAACTACATCAATTTTTGATGAAAAGATAAAAGAGAATAAAGCGTTAGAGTTACTAATTTTTAATCAAGAAAATAAAAATGTAACTGAGGAACAACAACTAGTTGACGAAAAGGCGCAATTGATTTCAGATATGACTGGTAAAATTTACTTGCAAGTAAAGCTAAAAGGTCAAATAGATAAAGAACAACTTGTTTTTCAAAATGACAAAAATGAAGAATTTCCTTTTGTTATAAAAGATGAAAAGGATGACACAATAGTAAGAATTTTAATTGAACAGCATATGGATAAAATCAATATGCATGTTAAAACGTTGGCTGAAAAGAAAAATCTAGATAACAAAGAAATGGTGTATTCTATTCATTTTAAAGAGAAAAAAGTACAACATGATGATGCAAAAGAAGTGCCTTCAAAACATCAAAATCAAGAAAATAATCAAGATCAGCTTAAAAAAGATATTGATGACAAAAAAGATAGTCAAAAATCAGATACTAAGGAAAGACGTACTAGCCTTTTTACTGAAAAAGGATTAAATGATATTCCTGTACAAAAAGATAAAGTGCAACAAGACAGTAATAAAAAGATTGAAAATGAGCGACCTAAAGCATCAGGTACATTAAAAGTTGAAAATAGCCCTCCAACAATAAAAAAGGTTGAAAATAATCACAAAGAGCAACCGAAACATAAAGATGAAAAATCAAAAAAGGAAAAGAAAAAAGTAGTTGAAAAAGAAAAAGCGTTACCAGCTTTTAATAGAGATGATGATAGCAAGAATAGTAGTCAATTATCTAGTGATATTAAAGAACTTGATGAACCAAATCATAAAAAGCAATATATGTTATTTGCAGCTGGCATTGTGTTAGCAACTATTTTACTTATTTCGGCACATTTATACAGCAGAAAGAGAGGTAACCAAGTTTGA
- the isdE gene encoding heme ABC transporter substrate-binding protein IsdE, with product MRIIKYLTILVISVVILTSCQSSSSQESTKSGEFRIVPTTVALTMTLDKLDLPIVGKPTSYKTLPNRYKDVPEIGQPMEPNVEAVKKLKPTHVLSVSTIKDEMQPFYKQLNMKGYFYDFDSLKGMQKSITQLGDQFNRKAQAKELNDHLNSVKQKIENKAAKQKKHPKVLILMGVPGSYLVATDKSYIGDLVKIAGGENVIKVKDRQYISSNTENLLNINPDIILRLPHGMPEEVKKMFQKEFKQNDIWKHFKAVKNNHVYDLEEVPFGITANVDADKAMTQLYDLFYKDKK from the coding sequence TTGAGAATCATAAAGTATTTAACCATTTTAGTGATAAGCGTCGTTATCTTAACCAGCTGTCAATCTTCCAGTTCTCAAGAATCAACTAAATCCGGCGAATTCAGAATCGTACCAACAACTGTTGCATTGACAATGACATTGGACAAATTGGATTTACCAATTGTCGGCAAACCCACGTCATATAAGACATTGCCTAATCGTTATAAAGATGTACCGGAAATTGGTCAACCAATGGAGCCGAATGTTGAAGCTGTTAAAAAGTTAAAACCAACACATGTTTTGAGTGTGTCAACGATTAAAGATGAAATGCAACCATTTTACAAACAATTAAATATGAAAGGCTACTTTTATGATTTTGATAGTTTAAAAGGGATGCAAAAGTCGATTACACAATTAGGTGATCAATTTAATCGTAAAGCACAAGCAAAAGAATTAAATGACCATTTAAATTCTGTAAAGCAAAAAATTGAAAATAAAGCAGCTAAACAAAAGAAACATCCCAAAGTATTAATATTAATGGGTGTACCGGGTAGCTATTTAGTAGCAACTGATAAATCATATATTGGTGATTTAGTTAAAATAGCAGGTGGAGAAAATGTTATTAAAGTGAAAGATCGTCAATATATTTCGTCTAATACTGAAAATTTGTTGAATATCAATCCAGATATTATTTTACGATTACCACACGGAATGCCTGAAGAAGTTAAGAAAATGTTTCAAAAAGAATTTAAACAAAATGATATTTGGAAACATTTTAAAGCTGTGAAAAATAATCATGTTTATGACTTAGAGGAAGTGCCATTCGGTATTACAGCAAATGTTGATGCTGATAAGGCAATGACTCAATTATATGATTTATTTTATAAGGATAAAAAATAG